From Cannabis sativa cultivar Pink pepper isolate KNU-18-1 chromosome 8, ASM2916894v1, whole genome shotgun sequence, a single genomic window includes:
- the LOC115699430 gene encoding omega-hydroxypalmitate O-feruloyl transferase — MEEMTNNNGNVPNKLIKVKRNEPSLVVPAEETQKGFYFLSNLDQNIAVIVRTVYCFEPKDNNNNSKDSVQVIRSALERVLVHYYPLAGRLEISSEGKLIINCNGEGAVFVEAEADCMMKEIGDVTKPDPDTLGKLVYDIPGAKNILEIPPMMAQVTKFKCGGFALGFCVNHCMVDGITAMEFVNSWGETARGLPLTVPPFLDRTILKARIPPKIENLHREFSEIKDISSSINLYEEEKMQYKSFCFDPEMLEKLKNKAKENGSPIEKCTTFEVLSALVWKARTKALRLLPKQETKLLFAVDGRRKFCPQLPKGYFGNGIVLTNSLCQAGELLEKPLSFAVGLVQDAIKMVTDGYMRSAIDYFEVTRARPSLASTLLITTWSRLSFHSADFGWGEPVLSGPVALPEKEVILFLSHGKERKSINVLVGLPAPAMKTFQEIITSFTSHQSL, encoded by the exons ATGGAGGAGATGACTAACAACAATGGCAATGTACCTAACAAGCTCATCAAAGTGAAGAGAAATGAGCCAAGTCTAGTTGTCCCAGCTGAGGAAACACAAAAGGGTTTTTACTTCTTGTCCAATCTTGATCAAAACATAGCTGTCATTGTTAGAACTGTCTATTGTTTTGAGccaaaagataataataataatagtaaagaTTCAGTACAAGTTATAAGGAGTGCCTTGGAGAGAGTTTTGGTTCATTATTACCCTCTTGCAGGGAGATTAGAAATCAGCTCAGAAGGAAAACTTATCATAAATTGTAATGGTGAAGGAGCTGTTTTTGTTGAGGCTGAAGCAGATTGTATGATGAAGGAGATTGGAGATGTTACAAAGCCTGATCCTGACACTCTTGGGAAGCTGGTTTATGATATTCCTGGTGCAAAAAATATACTTGAAATTCCTCCTATGATGGCtcag GTGACAAAATTCAAGTGTGGAGGCTTTGCTTTAGGCTTTTGTGTAAACCATTGTATGGTTGATGGAATAACTGCAATGGAATTTGTCAACTCATGGGGTGAAACTGCTAGAGGGCTTCCTTTAACTGTCCCTCCATTCCTAGACAGGACTATTCTCAAAGCCAGAATCCCACCTAAGATTGAAAATCTTCATAGAGAATTCTCTGAAATCAAAGACATTTCTAGCAGCATTAACCTTTATGAAGAAGAGAAAATGCAGTACAAGTCCTTTTGTTTTGATCCTGAAATGCTTGAAAAGCTAAAGAACAAAGCTAAAGAAAATGGATCACCAATTGAAAAGTGTACTACTTTTGAAGTACTCTCAGCATTGGTATGGAAAGCTCGAACGAAAGCTCTAAGACTTTTGCCAAAACAAGAGACAAAGCTTCTGTTTGCTGTTGATGGGAGGAGAAAGTTTTGTCCACAACTTCCAAAAGGGTACTTTGGCAATGGAATTGTGCTCACAAATTCCTTATGTCAAGCTGGTGAGCTCTTGGAAAAGCCTTTGTCTTTCGCGGTTGGGCTAGTTCAAGATGCCATTAAGATGGTAACTGATGGTTACATGAGATCAGCTATAGATTATTTTGAAGTAACAAGAGCAAGGCCTTCATTGGCATCAACACTCTTGATCACAACCTGGTCTAGGCTCTCATTTCACTCTGCAGATTTCGGTTGGGGAGAGCCTGTTTTATCAGGTCCAGTGGCTCTACCAGAGAAGGAAGTGATCTTATTCCTTTCACATGGGAAAGAGAGGAAAAGCATTAATGTTCTAGTTGGTTTACCAGCTCCAGCCATGAAAACATTCCAAGAAATCATCACTAGTTTTACTTCTCATCAATCACTATAA